In Cryomorphaceae bacterium, the following are encoded in one genomic region:
- the panB gene encoding 3-methyl-2-oxobutanoate hydroxymethyltransferase — translation MSVHSNVKRVTTHVLQEMKLKKEKIAMLTAYDFSMARIVDAAGVDVILVGDSASNVMAGHETTLPITLDQMIYHAASVVRGVQRALVVVDLPFGSYQGNSKEALSSAIRIMKESGAHGIKMEGGREIRESIERILSAGIPVMGHLGLTPQSIYKFGTYVVRAKEEEEAKRLLEDAAILEETGCFSIVLEKIPAKLATRVSEAIQIPTIGIGAGAGTDGQVLVVHDMLGINQEFHPRFLRRYHNLYEEMHGAISNYVKDVRNVDFPNEREQY, via the coding sequence ATGTCAGTTCACAGCAATGTAAAAAGGGTTACCACCCACGTGCTTCAGGAGATGAAGCTTAAAAAGGAAAAAATAGCCATGCTTACTGCCTACGACTTTTCGATGGCCCGGATTGTTGATGCAGCCGGTGTGGATGTGATTCTGGTGGGCGACTCGGCTTCCAACGTCATGGCGGGTCACGAAACCACGTTGCCCATTACCCTCGATCAGATGATTTATCACGCAGCATCGGTGGTGCGGGGCGTGCAGCGCGCATTGGTGGTGGTTGATCTGCCCTTTGGTAGCTACCAGGGAAACTCCAAGGAGGCGTTGTCGTCGGCCATACGAATCATGAAAGAATCGGGAGCACACGGTATTAAGATGGAAGGGGGACGCGAAATCCGCGAGTCTATTGAGCGTATTCTGTCGGCCGGAATCCCGGTAATGGGACACCTCGGCCTCACACCGCAGAGCATTTACAAATTCGGAACCTACGTGGTGCGCGCCAAAGAGGAGGAAGAGGCAAAACGACTGCTCGAAGACGCTGCCATTCTCGAAGAAACGGGTTGTTTCTCCATCGTGCTGGAGAAGATTCCTGCCAAACTGGCCACGCGTGTTTCCGAAGCCATCCAGATTCCTACCATCGGAATAGGGGCCGGAGCAGGTACCGACGGGCAGGTGCTGGTGGTGCACGATATGCTGGGCATCAACCAGGAGTTTCACCCGCGCTTCTTGCGACGCTACCACAACCTTTACGAAGAAATGCACGGCGCCATTTCCAACTACGTAAAG